The genomic window TGAGCAGTTCGAAGCTGTAGCCCATGTGCAGGCGATGGCCGCGCGTGTATTCGGCCATGGTAGCCAGCGAATCTTCGGAGGAAATTTCGCCGAGCGTCACTGCGGTCGGATAGCGATCAAGCAGTACACGCAGATCTTCCAGAAAGGCCAGATTTTCCGGCTGCGTGTTGTTGTAGTAGTGATACTGGAACGCGTATGGATTGTCCGGGCTGAAACCGCGACCGACGCGTTTTTCTTTCGGTTTGGGCGGATTGTCGCGCAGCTGGCGATCGTGGAAGCAGAAATTGATCGCATCCAGGCGCAGGCCATCGACGCCCTTGTCCAGCCAGAAGCGCACATTGTCGAGCACGGCTGCGCGCACATCCGGATGGTGGAAGTTGAGATCGGGTTGCGAGGCGAGAAAGTTGTGCAAGTAGTACTGACCGCGCCGCGGCTCCCATTGCCACGCCGAGCCGCCGAACAGCGACAGCCAGTTGTTCGGTGCGCTGCCATCCGGCTTGGCATCGGCCCACACATACCAATCGGCCTTGGGATTGTCGCGGCCTTCGCGGCTTTCCTTGAACCATGCGTGTTGATCAGAGGTGTGGCTGAGCACCTGGTCGATCATCACCTTTACGCCCAGCGCATGCGCCTTGGCGAGCAGGCGGTCGAAATCGTCGACCGTGCCGAACAGCGGATCCACATCGCGATAATCGGCAATGTCGTAGCCGAAATCCGCCATCGGCGAACGGAAAAAGGGTGCGATCCAGATTGCGTCAACACCCAGGCTCGCCACGTAATCCAGGCGCTGGATGATGCCAGGCAGATCACCCACACCATCGCCGTTGGTGTCGAGAAAACTGCGTGGATAGATCTGATAGATGACGGCGCCGCGCCACCAGAATGTTGCATCGACCATTGAAAACCCCGCCTGTGAGCGCGGGATTCCATGGCCCTGCGCTGCGAACGGTGTGCAGCTTAGCCGTTGGCCCGGCCCGGATCGCAGGGGTTTGCATACGTATTCATTCGTGCTGCGGTTGCGTCATCTGTACCAGCGAGCGAAGACACCACGGAGCATCGATCACCTCGCGGTGCATCGCCAAAGATGCGAGAATTACGCGTTTTCGTGGTTGTTTTTCGGCCTCGGGAAGGATTCCCTCTTCCGTCATGCTGCATTGCGATGCACCCCGCAAGGGGGGTGTTATGAATACGTATGCATGATGTGTTTGCTCCGAAATGCGCGCCCTACCATCCGCTCACGCCGCCGACATGATCTGTCTGCGTGCAAGTGGCCGGTGCTCGTGTTGCGCGAAACAACAGCTGGCCACCAGCGATGAAAAAACCAGGTGACTAAAAATTTATTTGGGGGAGGGGAAAGCATGACAATCAAGCGGAATTTGCTTGCTGCGGCATTGGCATCGACAGGCCTGTGTATGGCCTTTGGCGTGTCTGCCCAGTCGGCGCCGGCAACGGCGACGCAGCAGACCGGTGCAACCAGTACAAGTACATCGACCACCACCACCAGCAACGACAACAGCGCCACCACCAGCAACCAGAAGAGCCAGCAGCAGCTTGCCAAGAATCTGGCCACGGTGACGGTGAGCGGCTTTGCTGGCAGCGTCGAGAAGTCGATTGATTACCAGCGCTATGCCGACACCATCCAGAACGTGGTGACGGCTGCGGATATCGGCGGTCTGCCGGACCAGTCCATCGCCGACGCACTGACCCGACTGCCGGGCGTCTCGGCCGAACGCGTCTCTGGCTCGGCATCACAGATCAACTGCCGGGGCATGTCGGGCAACTTCATCGAGACTACGCTGGATGGTCGCGAGCAGCCCTCCACCAGCGGCAGCAACTACATCCAGTTCGACCAGTACCCATCTGAGCTGATCAGTCAGGCAACGGTGTACAAAACCTCGGAAGCGTCACTGATCGAGGGCGGCGTGGGTTGCACCATCGCCCTGCAGACGGCCAATCCGCTGGATAACGCCAAAGACCAATCGCTCAACGTCGATGCACGCGGCAGCTACGACGGCCAGGCGCACGATGTGATCGGTGCAGACCCGGAGGGTTACCGCCTGAGCGTGGCCTACCAGGGCAAGTTCCTCGACAACACGCTGGGCGTGGGCCTGGGTTTTGCGCAGCTGTACCAGCCGTACGTCGCTGAGCAATACGATGGCTTGGGAGGGCAGGTCACCTCCGTCAATGGTAAGCAGGCCTATGTCCCTGAAGGTACGGAAGTGATCCAGGAGGGCGGTGAAGAACGCCGCACGGGATATCTGTCGACCATCGTATGGCGCCCCAACGATCACTGGCAGATCACGGACGATACGTACTACTCCAAGTTCGACAACACCAAATATCAATACGGTTATGTTTCGCAGGCGTATGACAATGGCGGTGTCGCCATCACCAACCCGGGCTTTGATGCGTACAACGGGGTGACCAGTGGCACGATAACCAGTGCGGCGCTCCCGGCTAATGCGCAATTCTCCAACGCCACCCTGTCGGGAAACGACACCACCGACTCGAACGTATTTTCCACGGGGCTGAACGCGAAATGGAACGATGGCCCGTGGCATCTGGATATGGATGCGTCGCTGTCGCATTCGTCGAGCAATGACTACAACTTGTGGGCCGAGGCCGAACCGTTCAACGGTCTCAGCAACCCCTCCACCGCGACGCTGATGAACCAGTCCGCGACATTCGTCAACAACGGCGAGCGCATTGGTCAATTCTCGGTCGGCAATCCGGGTATTTATACCAACCCGAACGATATGGCGGTGACGTCAATAAACGTGTCCCCCTACATCTACCGCGAGAACTACAAGGGGTTCCGTACCAGCCTGCAGTATGACTTCGACAATGACGCGATCTTCTCGGATCTGCAGGCAGGTGTGTATATCAACAATCAGAACTACACCGCCGATCGCACGTCGTGGGTGTATGGCAATAACAACTACACAACGGGCGATGCCTCGGGCGGCCAGCCGCCCTTGCCGCTCAGCAGCGGCGATACGTCGCGAGTGTGCTGGCAAGGCTCGTTTGGCGGCATGCCCTGTTTCCTGAAGATCAATACGCCGCTGGTGCTGTCGGCTTATGGCCTGAAGGCAGACCCGCAGCTTGACCTGAATCCGAATGGTCAGGCCTGGACAGGCGTGCAGAGCGGCACCGTGAACGAAAAGGTGCGCGACATGTTCCTGCAGGCAGACATTGATACCACGCTATGGGGGCATGAACTGACCGGCAACATGGGTGTACGCGTGGCGTATACCCAGCAATCCAGCTCGGGCCTGGAAGAGGTGCCGACAGGTACCGGCGTGCCGATCACGGATGGGTTCGGCTACACATCCACCAGCTACGTGCCGCTCAATCTGGGCATGAGCTATACCAAGTGGTTGCCGTCGACGAACCTGATCTACCACTGGACCGACAACGACCAGACCCGCTTCTCGATATCCAAGGACTTGTCGCGCCCGACACTCAACTACATGCTGGCGGGTGCGGGTTCCTACGAATCGGGTAGTGGCCCGAGTGCTACGTTCAATGTCTGGGGTGGCTACAGCCCGTTGCTGCGTCCGATGACGGCGATGTCGTATGACTTGAATTACGAACACTACTTCGAGGATTCCTCCGGCTTGTTTACCGCCGGGGTGTTCGTCAAGCATCTCAATACGTATATCCAAGAGGTCTCGTATAACCAATTCAACTTCGCCGCGGCGGGCATCACTGTGCCGACCAATCCGGCGACGGG from Dyella caseinilytica includes these protein-coding regions:
- a CDS encoding TonB-dependent receptor; amino-acid sequence: MTIKRNLLAAALASTGLCMAFGVSAQSAPATATQQTGATSTSTSTTTTSNDNSATTSNQKSQQQLAKNLATVTVSGFAGSVEKSIDYQRYADTIQNVVTAADIGGLPDQSIADALTRLPGVSAERVSGSASQINCRGMSGNFIETTLDGREQPSTSGSNYIQFDQYPSELISQATVYKTSEASLIEGGVGCTIALQTANPLDNAKDQSLNVDARGSYDGQAHDVIGADPEGYRLSVAYQGKFLDNTLGVGLGFAQLYQPYVAEQYDGLGGQVTSVNGKQAYVPEGTEVIQEGGEERRTGYLSTIVWRPNDHWQITDDTYYSKFDNTKYQYGYVSQAYDNGGVAITNPGFDAYNGVTSGTITSAALPANAQFSNATLSGNDTTDSNVFSTGLNAKWNDGPWHLDMDASLSHSSSNDYNLWAEAEPFNGLSNPSTATLMNQSATFVNNGERIGQFSVGNPGIYTNPNDMAVTSINVSPYIYRENYKGFRTSLQYDFDNDAIFSDLQAGVYINNQNYTADRTSWVYGNNNYTTGDASGGQPPLPLSSGDTSRVCWQGSFGGMPCFLKINTPLVLSAYGLKADPQLDLNPNGQAWTGVQSGTVNEKVRDMFLQADIDTTLWGHELTGNMGVRVAYTQQSSSGLEEVPTGTGVPITDGFGYTSTSYVPLNLGMSYTKWLPSTNLIYHWTDNDQTRFSISKDLSRPTLNYMLAGAGSYESGSGPSATFNVWGGYSPLLRPMTAMSYDLNYEHYFEDSSGLFTAGVFVKHLNTYIQEVSYNQFNFAAAGITVPTNPATGQPYLNGSYASAYNAPGTMLRGFETSFQKTHFLPGFWSNFGFGANYAFTQSPFGTSNPDGSTTVLSAFPGLSRNVASAQIFYDDGRFSGNITDTYRSKWVSDSQLAVNAEFVYYDSENEIDLQTAYKLSKNVSVLFQILNLNNMPSRTYFGVPSNTGTIQYFGRTFYAGVNLSL
- a CDS encoding alpha-glucosidase family protein, translating into MVDATFWWRGAVIYQIYPRSFLDTNGDGVGDLPGIIQRLDYVASLGVDAIWIAPFFRSPMADFGYDIADYRDVDPLFGTVDDFDRLLAKAHALGVKVMIDQVLSHTSDQHAWFKESREGRDNPKADWYVWADAKPDGSAPNNWLSLFGGSAWQWEPRRGQYYLHNFLASQPDLNFHHPDVRAAVLDNVRFWLDKGVDGLRLDAINFCFHDRQLRDNPPKPKEKRVGRGFSPDNPYAFQYHYYNNTQPENLAFLEDLRVLLDRYPTAVTLGEISSEDSLATMAEYTRGHRLHMGYSFELLSSEFSAAYIRQTVEQLEAQMDEGWPCWAISNHDVERVLTRWGNGNATPRLANVLTAMLCSLRGSVCIYQGEELGLTEAEVPYESLRDPYGITFWPNFKGRDGCRTPMPWDDSAFAGFSKVTPWLPIDKAHKTLAVAYQEAHPDSVLNGFRRFMQWRATQSALRLGDIRFLETPEPVLAFVRNHAGEQVLSVFNLGKQPQTLNLPEVGTAELLTGHGLQQGTLVDGALQLPGHAVLFARLIDAQD